A genome region from Natronobeatus ordinarius includes the following:
- a CDS encoding long-chain-fatty-acid--CoA ligase: MEVPLLVTDFLDRARKYYGDEEAIVATTGERFTYEEFGDRADRLSAALQERGIEKGDRIAVLDPNTHYHLEAAYGIMQLGAIHAPLNYRLTPDDYEYMLTDAGVKAIYADYEYAEKIEAIREEVPTETFITNDADAVEGDWEEFDELLEGVEPEYERPEMSEDEIITINYTSGTTGDPKGVCRTHRTEALHAQLVTIHHEITDDDVYLWTLPMFHVNGWGHIYAITGMGAKHVCTRGVDPEGIFTNIAEEDVSFLCCAPTVLSMLGEYYEDHDIATEGDNPMRVTAAGAASPEAVIEMVEEEFGWHFRHLYGATETGPLISTSSTRRLIDEDSDERFSLKKRQGIAPLGTVVDVVDEDGEVVPWDDETIGEVVVKGNQVMEGYWEKPEETEEAFSGRRDGWFHTGDLAVVNAEGMLSIQDRDKDIIISGGENISSIELEDTLFDHDAVGDVAVIPSPSEKWGETPKAFVVPANGDPENPPVSAEELTKFTRERLAGYKVVRRVEFVDELPKTATGKIQKFELREEEWEDEDRLVGEG; encoded by the coding sequence ATGGAAGTTCCACTCTTGGTCACCGACTTCCTGGATCGGGCACGGAAGTACTACGGTGACGAGGAAGCAATCGTGGCGACGACTGGCGAGCGGTTCACGTACGAGGAGTTCGGCGATCGCGCCGACCGACTGTCGGCGGCACTGCAGGAACGAGGCATCGAGAAAGGCGACCGCATCGCCGTCCTCGACCCGAACACCCATTATCACCTCGAGGCGGCCTACGGGATCATGCAACTCGGCGCGATCCACGCGCCACTGAACTACCGGCTGACGCCCGACGACTACGAGTACATGCTCACCGACGCGGGCGTGAAAGCGATCTACGCCGACTACGAGTACGCCGAGAAGATCGAGGCGATCCGCGAGGAGGTGCCCACGGAGACGTTCATCACGAACGATGCCGACGCCGTGGAGGGCGACTGGGAAGAGTTCGACGAGCTCCTCGAGGGGGTCGAGCCCGAGTACGAACGTCCCGAAATGAGCGAGGACGAGATCATTACGATCAACTACACCTCGGGCACCACGGGCGATCCGAAGGGCGTCTGTCGGACCCACCGGACCGAGGCGCTACACGCTCAGCTCGTGACGATCCACCACGAGATCACCGACGACGACGTCTACCTCTGGACCCTGCCGATGTTCCACGTCAACGGCTGGGGCCACATCTACGCCATCACGGGGATGGGCGCGAAACACGTCTGCACCCGCGGCGTCGACCCCGAGGGAATCTTTACGAACATCGCCGAGGAGGACGTCTCGTTCCTCTGCTGTGCGCCCACGGTGCTCAGTATGCTCGGCGAGTACTACGAGGACCACGACATCGCCACCGAAGGCGACAACCCGATGCGGGTCACCGCCGCTGGCGCGGCCTCGCCGGAGGCCGTCATCGAGATGGTCGAAGAGGAGTTCGGCTGGCACTTCCGCCACCTCTACGGCGCGACCGAGACCGGCCCACTCATCAGCACCTCTTCTACCCGACGACTCATCGACGAGGACAGCGACGAGCGGTTCTCGCTCAAGAAGCGCCAGGGCATCGCCCCGCTCGGTACCGTCGTCGACGTCGTCGACGAGGACGGCGAGGTCGTGCCGTGGGACGACGAAACCATCGGCGAGGTCGTCGTCAAGGGCAACCAGGTCATGGAGGGCTACTGGGAGAAACCCGAGGAGACCGAGGAGGCGTTCAGCGGTCGCCGCGACGGCTGGTTCCACACCGGCGACCTCGCCGTCGTCAACGCCGAGGGCATGCTCTCCATCCAGGACCGCGACAAGGACATCATCATTTCGGGTGGGGAGAACATCTCGAGCATCGAACTCGAGGACACACTGTTCGACCACGACGCCGTCGGAGACGTCGCCGTCATCCCCTCGCCCAGCGAGAAGTGGGGCGAGACGCCGAAGGCGTTCGTCGTGCCCGCAAACGGCGACCCCGAGAACCCACCCGTCTCCGCGGAGGAACTCACGAAATTCACGCGCGAGCGCCTGGCCGGCTACAAGGTCGTCCGCCGCGTCGAGTTCGTCGA